The Eublepharis macularius isolate TG4126 chromosome 3, MPM_Emac_v1.0, whole genome shotgun sequence genome has a window encoding:
- the KCNE2 gene encoding potassium voltage-gated channel subfamily E member 2 has protein sequence MDALQNFTRSLEKTFKDVFLNYMNNWRKNTTNEQKELQRRLEAENLDYVILYLMVMIGIFSFIVVAILVSTVKSKRQEHSNDPYHQYIVDDWEAKYKSQIPLHNDIKCTVHENIGAKDKVNPRSA, from the coding sequence ATGGATGCACTGCAGAATTTTACCCGGTCACTGGAAAAAACTTTCAAGGATGTATTCCTCAACTATATGAATAATTGGCGTAAAAATACCACAAATGAACAAAAGGAATTGCAAAGAAGACTTGAGGCTGAAAACCTTGATTATGTCATTCTGTATCTCATGGTGATGATTGGCATCTTTTCCTTTATTGTTGTGGCCATCTTAGTGAGCACTGTGAAATCAAAGAGACAAGAGCACTCCAACGATCCTTATCACCAATACATTGTTGATGACTGGGAGGCAAAATACAAAAGTCAAATACCACTCCACAATGATATTAAGTGCACTGTTCATGAAAATATTGGTGCAAAGGACAAAGTAAATCCCAGATCTGCTTAA